A stretch of Candidatus Effluviviaceae Genus V sp. DNA encodes these proteins:
- a CDS encoding AAA family ATPase translates to MRSIAIVNQKGGCGKTTTAISLATYLADSERRVLLIDCDPQSHASIGLGVDTDAIERGTYDVFMDPGTQIADTVYHVSENLDVVPSNVVLSAVEQQLSGQPDRENRLRWKLEACRGDYDYVFVDCPPSVGLLTFNAVVACDEALVVMEPSFFSLHGALKVVETIDLVREQLSMTKRVRVLITMFDRRTRFSKEFLEEARVRFGRELYDTVIRSTVRFREAANWGVAISHYSKSCGGSRDYKTLAREVMAEEESLESPPEEVQESSNGAPLEQGMDDWILTQPGPHFVEGGVLFSLVAPEANEVELVGSFNEWDRSRAVPLSRQSNGVWHTTLDLSPGRHLYKFIIDGAWRPDPANENRIRPNEDCIVEVYQRK, encoded by the coding sequence ATGCGTTCGATCGCCATCGTCAACCAGAAGGGTGGATGCGGGAAGACCACGACCGCCATCAGTCTGGCCACCTACCTTGCGGACTCCGAGCGCCGCGTCCTCCTGATCGACTGCGACCCACAGTCCCACGCCTCGATCGGTCTGGGCGTCGACACGGACGCCATCGAGCGCGGTACCTACGACGTCTTCATGGATCCCGGAACACAGATTGCAGATACCGTCTACCACGTCTCCGAGAACCTCGACGTCGTCCCTTCGAACGTCGTGCTGTCTGCAGTCGAGCAGCAGCTCTCGGGGCAGCCCGATCGCGAGAACAGGCTGCGATGGAAGCTCGAGGCTTGCAGGGGGGACTACGACTACGTCTTCGTCGACTGTCCTCCGAGCGTCGGGCTTCTGACCTTCAACGCCGTCGTGGCCTGTGACGAGGCGCTCGTCGTCATGGAGCCCTCGTTCTTCTCGCTGCACGGCGCGCTGAAGGTCGTCGAGACGATCGACCTCGTCAGGGAACAGCTCTCGATGACGAAGCGCGTCCGCGTGCTGATCACGATGTTCGACCGCCGAACCCGGTTCTCGAAGGAGTTCCTCGAGGAGGCGAGAGTCAGGTTCGGCCGCGAGCTCTACGACACGGTCATCCGCAGCACCGTCAGGTTCCGCGAGGCGGCGAACTGGGGTGTCGCCATCTCGCACTACTCGAAGAGCTGTGGCGGCTCGCGGGACTACAAGACGCTCGCCCGCGAGGTCATGGCCGAGGAGGAGTCGCTCGAATCGCCGCCGGAGGAGGTTCAGGAGAGCTCCAACGGCGCGCCCCTCGAGCAGGGGATGGACGACTGGATCCTGACGCAGCCGGGTCCGCACTTCGTCGAGGGGGGCGTTCTCTTCTCCCTCGTGGCCCCGGAGGCGAACGAGGTCGAGCTGGTCGGCAGCTTCAATGAGTGGGACCGGTCACGCGCGGTCCCGCTGAGCCGGCAGTCGAACGGCGTCTGGCACACGACGCTCGATCTGTCGCCGGGGCGCCACCTGTACAAGTTCATCATCGACGGCGCGTGGCGGCCCGATCCGGCCAACGAGAACAGGATCAGGCCGAACGAGGACTGCATCGTAGAGGTCTACCAGAGGAAGTGA
- a CDS encoding sigma-70 family RNA polymerase sigma factor, protein MQRWYEFETDIARIAARLTSDEVLKEDLTQEMRIHIWHAPEGKTRSWYLSGARWRAVDFMRRTAIDCPEGDLDRQVIHYGILGDVDPQVLRIIPADWHELLLTEPLETVPEAVTLSIEVHEAMESLTERQRQIAYALAQGFTRIEVAEALGISRRTVANELVKIRAALSDARETVYPGRA, encoded by the coding sequence ATGCAGCGCTGGTATGAGTTCGAGACCGACATAGCGCGGATCGCCGCGCGACTGACCAGCGACGAGGTGCTCAAGGAGGACCTCACCCAGGAGATGCGCATCCACATCTGGCATGCGCCCGAGGGCAAGACGCGCTCGTGGTATCTCTCGGGAGCCCGTTGGCGGGCCGTCGACTTCATGCGACGGACGGCCATCGACTGTCCCGAGGGCGATCTCGACCGGCAGGTCATCCACTACGGGATCCTCGGCGACGTGGACCCCCAGGTCCTGCGCATCATACCCGCCGACTGGCACGAGCTGCTCCTGACCGAGCCGCTCGAGACCGTCCCCGAGGCGGTGACGCTCTCCATCGAGGTCCACGAGGCGATGGAGAGCCTCACGGAGCGGCAGCGACAGATCGCCTACGCACTGGCACAGGGGTTCACGCGAATCGAAGTCGCGGAGGCTCTCGGCATCTCGAGGAGGACGGTGGCGAACGAGCTCGTGAAGATCAGGGCGGCTCTGAGCGACGCCCGCGAGACCGTGTACCCAGGAAGAGCCTAG